The window AACCTTGCAGGCCCTGCTGGATTCGCGGCATCAAGTCTGTGCGGTTTATACACAGCCCGACAGGCCAGCCGGACGCGGCCGCAAGCTGACCGCCAGCCCGATCAAGGAACTGGCCATATCCGCCAATATCCCGGTTTATCAGCCGGAAAACTTCAAAAGCCCGGAATCGATTGCGCAATTAGCGTCGCTCAATGCTGATTTAATGGTCGTCGTGGCTTACGGCCTTATTTTGCCGCAAGCGGTATTGGACATTCCCAAGCAGGGCTGCATCAATGTTCATGGCTCGTTACTGCCGCGTTGGCGCGGCGCGGCGCCGATTCACCGTGCCGTTATGGCGGGCGACGACAAAACCGGCATCACCATCATGAAAGTAGTAAAAAAACTCGATGCCGGCGACATGCTTTATAAAGCCGAATGCCCAATCAGCGCCGACGCCACTTCCAGTAGCCTGCACGACCAATTGGCGCACATGGGCGCCGAAGGGCTGGTTAAAGTGGTCGAGCAGATAGCCAATGGGTCGCTGCAAGCCGAACCGCAAGACGAGACCCTAGTCACTTACGCCCACA of the Methylomonas sp. MK1 genome contains:
- the fmt gene encoding methionyl-tRNA formyltransferase yields the protein MKIVFAGTPDFAVPTLQALLDSRHQVCAVYTQPDRPAGRGRKLTASPIKELAISANIPVYQPENFKSPESIAQLASLNADLMVVVAYGLILPQAVLDIPKQGCINVHGSLLPRWRGAAPIHRAVMAGDDKTGITIMKVVKKLDAGDMLYKAECPISADATSSSLHDQLAHMGAEGLVKVVEQIANGSLQAEPQDETLVTYAHKLEKQESNLDWQNSAVQLDRQVRGLNAWPVAQTLYQGQVLRVWRSQVLDKTAEQAPGTVSCAEHALDVATGDGVLRLLEVQLPGGKRIAGKDFMNAHPADRVILGL